The following coding sequences lie in one Bacteroidales bacterium genomic window:
- a CDS encoding NlpC/P60 family protein: protein MKFFLRFNNLFIFFFIVLLSSCKTNYNIVSKLPIEKKTESAFYSRYSEKLGVKLTGTEDKKLLSYIAEWLGAPYKYGGSTIHGTDCSGMVLAVYRDVYSISLFRSSADQIKNVVPIEKNKLKAGDLVFFKINGDKVSHVGIYIAEDKFIHSSTKRGVVINSLNDEYYKKYFFTGGRVIKNPIK, encoded by the coding sequence ATGAAGTTTTTTTTACGTTTTAATAATTTATTCATATTTTTTTTTATTGTTTTACTGTCATCATGCAAAACAAATTATAACATTGTTAGTAAGCTTCCTATAGAAAAAAAAACCGAATCTGCTTTTTATTCAAGGTATTCTGAAAAACTAGGTGTTAAGCTTACTGGTACTGAAGATAAAAAACTATTAAGTTATATTGCAGAATGGCTTGGGGCGCCCTATAAATACGGCGGAAGCACCATACATGGAACTGATTGCTCGGGGATGGTATTGGCTGTTTACAGAGACGTTTATAGTATAAGCTTGTTTCGAAGCTCTGCAGATCAGATTAAAAATGTTGTACCAATTGAGAAAAACAAACTTAAAGCAGGCGACCTTGTTTTTTTTAAAATAAATGGAGATAAAGTTTCCCATGTGGGGATTTACATTGCTGAAGATAAATTTATTCACTCTTCTACAAAAAGGGGAGTGGTTATTAACAGCCTGAATGACGAGTATTATAAAAAATATTTTTTTACCGGAGGCCGCGTTATCAAAAACCCAATCAAATGA
- a CDS encoding phosphatidylserine/phosphatidylglycerophosphate/cardiolipin synthase family protein, producing MTNEDIKDNCIINHKVFSETLMFYTELLRDIENAQKNICIEIFKFIDDSIGVKFRDALVKKSRQGVRIRLLIDSWGAIFSNNFFDELIKNGGQVRIFKKLRYNLDAFIQHHRRNHRKIVIIDDVIAYIGSANINDYSINWREIIVKIEGNLAHAFKKAFNDSWKIYEKNIFNLKNQLRPLGCFNYKIIRDIPSITKQKIKKKFENLIKNAKKEIIIETPYFLPGFFLRKLLMDAGKRGVDVKILTPKHSDVSFVDIYRSKYLGILHKNKVNILFYTPNNLHAKLIVVDKEIFCFGSTNFDYRSFRYMFEIILMGSNNNLMQDLLIHINETLDNCEPFNYDLWKRRPLIHKIFEQLLVPFRHYL from the coding sequence ATGACAAACGAAGACATAAAAGATAACTGTATCATAAATCATAAAGTTTTCAGCGAAACACTTATGTTTTATACTGAATTGCTCAGAGATATTGAAAACGCTCAAAAAAACATCTGTATAGAAATTTTCAAATTTATTGACGATTCTATTGGTGTAAAATTTCGCGATGCTCTCGTTAAAAAAAGTCGGCAGGGCGTCAGAATAAGGCTTTTAATAGATTCCTGGGGCGCTATATTCAGTAATAACTTCTTTGATGAACTAATAAAAAATGGCGGGCAGGTTAGAATTTTTAAAAAACTCAGGTACAATTTGGATGCATTTATCCAGCACCACCGCCGTAATCATCGAAAAATAGTTATAATTGACGATGTGATAGCTTACATTGGTTCGGCAAATATTAATGATTACTCCATCAACTGGAGAGAGATAATAGTTAAAATTGAAGGCAACCTGGCACATGCTTTTAAAAAAGCGTTCAACGACAGTTGGAAAATATATGAAAAAAATATATTCAATTTAAAGAATCAATTGCGGCCTTTGGGATGCTTTAACTATAAAATCATACGTGATATCCCATCTATTACCAAGCAAAAAATCAAAAAAAAATTTGAAAATCTTATTAAAAATGCCAAAAAGGAAATCATCATCGAAACGCCATATTTTTTGCCGGGGTTTTTCCTGCGCAAGCTTTTAATGGATGCAGGGAAAAGAGGAGTTGATGTAAAAATCCTTACACCCAAACACTCTGACGTCAGTTTTGTTGATATATACAGAAGCAAGTACTTGGGCATTTTGCATAAAAACAAAGTGAATATTTTATTTTATACACCAAATAACCTACATGCCAAACTAATTGTTGTTGACAAAGAGATTTTCTGTTTTGGTTCAACCAATTTTGATTACCGAAGTTTCAGGTATATGTTTGAAATTATTCTAATGGGCTCAAACAATAATTTGATGCAGGATTTACTTATTCACATTAACGAAACATTAGACAATTGCGAACCATTTAATTATGACTTGTGGAAACGCCGGCCATTGATACATAAAATTTTTGAGCAATTATTGGTACCTTTCCGGCATTATCTGTAA
- the ruvC gene encoding crossover junction endodeoxyribonuclease RuvC, whose amino-acid sequence MNTDRIILGIDPGTNILGYGLIYNKNNKIELIRMDVIKLNKLNGQHLKLKAIFENTLEVIEKYKPDELAIESQFFGKNVQSMLKLGRAQGVAIAAALYKSIPVFEYSPRKIKQAITGKGNASKEQVAAMLSRIVKITETPDYYDATDALGVAVCHFFQKAPDGNEKKSYTGWKSFITNNPKRLL is encoded by the coding sequence GTGAACACTGACAGAATTATTCTTGGTATTGACCCCGGCACAAATATACTTGGTTATGGTTTAATCTATAACAAAAATAATAAGATTGAGCTTATCAGAATGGATGTTATTAAGCTGAATAAACTTAATGGGCAACATTTAAAACTTAAAGCAATATTTGAAAATACTCTTGAAGTAATTGAAAAATACAAGCCTGATGAGTTAGCCATAGAATCACAGTTTTTTGGCAAAAATGTTCAATCCATGTTGAAACTTGGCAGGGCGCAGGGTGTTGCAATAGCTGCCGCCCTATATAAATCAATACCTGTATTTGAATATTCGCCCCGTAAAATAAAACAAGCCATAACAGGTAAGGGTAATGCATCGAAAGAACAGGTAGCCGCCATGCTTTCCCGAATAGTTAAAATTACAGAAACCCCTGATTATTATGACGCAACAGATGCTTTGGGCGTTGCTGTTTGTCACTTTTTTCAGAAAGCTCCTGATGGAAATGAAAAAAAATCTTACACCGGATGGAAATCGTTTATCACGAATAATCCTAAAAGATTATTATAA
- a CDS encoding flippase-like domain-containing protein yields MLNTKIIKTANFLIKLLIITFAFGFIAQRFFIKYDTSSFFLNFSKLFTEEKTIIFLVIIVCMMLLNWALEACKWKMLIRKIEKVSFIKSFMAVWAGITIGAFTPNRTGEYFGRAFILEQANRWEGVFITTIGSFSQLLITLIFGTISGFLFLNNAFEPVTHKLLYVLLFVTSLLALILMILFFKISWVKKFFFKIIPQKYYLFRSHLEVYSYYSIKELLEVIFLSTLRYAIFTVQFFLLMYLCHIEMTFFEGLVFISFLYLITTCLPTIALTELGVRGSVSIFLLEIYYQSNPIFMDEAISNMFMASFFIWFVNLIIPALIGGIFVFKLKFFRK; encoded by the coding sequence ATGCTTAATACAAAAATAATCAAAACAGCTAATTTTTTAATAAAGTTATTAATAATAACTTTTGCGTTTGGATTTATAGCTCAACGGTTTTTTATCAAATACGATACTTCTTCATTTTTTTTAAACTTTAGCAAGCTTTTTACAGAAGAAAAAACTATTATTTTTCTTGTGATTATTGTATGTATGATGTTGTTAAATTGGGCTTTGGAAGCATGCAAATGGAAAATGCTCATTCGTAAAATCGAAAAAGTTTCCTTTATAAAATCCTTTATGGCTGTTTGGGCAGGGATTACCATTGGAGCATTTACTCCAAATCGGACAGGTGAATATTTTGGCAGAGCTTTTATTCTGGAACAGGCAAACCGCTGGGAAGGCGTTTTTATTACTACCATTGGTAGTTTCAGCCAGTTATTGATAACATTGATTTTTGGAACGATATCCGGATTTTTATTTTTAAATAATGCTTTTGAACCCGTAACTCATAAGCTATTATATGTGTTGTTATTTGTTACGTCATTACTTGCATTAATATTGATGATTTTATTTTTTAAAATCTCTTGGGTTAAAAAATTTTTTTTCAAAATAATACCTCAAAAATATTATTTGTTTCGCTCTCATTTAGAAGTGTATTCATATTACTCAATTAAGGAATTACTTGAAGTCATCTTTTTAAGTACATTGCGTTATGCGATTTTTACTGTTCAGTTTTTTTTATTAATGTATTTATGCCACATTGAAATGACTTTTTTTGAAGGACTTGTGTTTATTTCTTTTCTTTACCTGATAACAACCTGTTTGCCTACTATTGCACTTACAGAATTAGGAGTTAGAGGTTCGGTAAGTATTTTTTTATTGGAAATTTATTATCAAAGCAACCCAATATTTATGGATGAGGCTATATCGAACATGTTCATGGCTTCTTTTTTTATTTGGTTTGTGAATCTGATTATACCTGCACTCATTGGGGGTATTTTTGTTTTTAAACTTAAATTTTTCAGGAAGTGA
- a CDS encoding glycosyltransferase, which yields MTFIILFTYGWVKTKTYSSSKEIHPVSISVIIPFRNEEKNISGILSCLKNQNYNKDYLEVILINDHSEDQGFQIAEKFINDNLLHNFKILSLKDNEGFSKKAALTKGIISANSRLIITSDSDCWFGNDWVKTFADFYLTNNCRVISAPVIISNEKKLFSKIQQLEFMSLIASGAGAIGAGIPILANGANFAFEKTLFDELNGYEDNKEIVSGDDVFFLLKAKKHLSSPKDIMFLKHPDSLVFTKGCKTMKHFFNQRIRWASKSKRYKDFTEIAVAASVFFINLFFLVCFIGGFLNAHLFYIALILWAVKFIADFPLLMSFSVFVSKSKVMYYYLLVQLIYPLYIIITTFLTLMIPVKWKGRKIV from the coding sequence TTGACATTTATTATACTGTTTACTTATGGGTGGGTAAAGACAAAAACTTATAGTTCTTCAAAGGAAATACATCCTGTAAGCATAAGTGTAATTATCCCTTTCAGAAATGAGGAGAAAAACATATCAGGAATACTCTCTTGCCTGAAAAACCAAAATTACAATAAGGATTATCTTGAAGTAATATTAATTAATGACCATTCTGAGGATCAAGGTTTTCAAATAGCAGAAAAATTTATTAACGATAATTTACTTCATAATTTTAAGATATTGTCATTAAAAGATAATGAAGGCTTTTCTAAAAAGGCAGCCCTAACAAAAGGGATAATAAGCGCAAATAGCCGTTTGATAATAACATCAGATTCCGATTGTTGGTTTGGTAACGATTGGGTAAAAACTTTTGCTGATTTTTATTTAACAAATAATTGTCGTGTTATTTCTGCTCCGGTTATTATTTCTAATGAAAAAAAGTTATTTTCAAAAATACAGCAACTCGAATTTATGAGTCTGATAGCATCTGGTGCCGGCGCTATAGGTGCAGGAATTCCCATACTTGCCAATGGGGCAAATTTTGCTTTTGAAAAAACATTATTTGATGAGTTGAATGGTTATGAGGATAATAAAGAAATTGTTTCGGGTGATGATGTTTTTTTTCTGTTAAAAGCAAAAAAACACTTAAGTTCCCCAAAAGACATCATGTTTTTAAAACACCCTGATAGTTTAGTTTTTACAAAAGGTTGCAAAACCATGAAACATTTCTTTAATCAAAGAATACGCTGGGCCTCAAAAAGTAAAAGGTACAAAGATTTTACTGAAATTGCTGTAGCTGCCAGTGTTTTTTTTATTAATTTATTTTTTCTTGTATGTTTTATTGGCGGTTTTTTAAATGCACATTTGTTTTATATTGCTTTAATTTTGTGGGCAGTCAAATTTATCGCGGATTTTCCTTTATTAATGTCATTTTCGGTTTTTGTATCTAAATCAAAAGTAATGTATTATTATTTGCTTGTGCAATTAATATACCCTTTGTACATAATTATTACGACATTCCTTACGTTGATGATTCCTGTGAAATGGAAAGGAAGGAAAATAGTTTAG
- a CDS encoding 2-C-methyl-D-erythritol 4-phosphate cytidylyltransferase produces MKKYALIVAGGSGKRLQTEIPKQFIYICGKPFILHTIDAFIRADSHIEFIVVINEKFFDYWEKICRKITYASNYKTAIGGPERFHSVKNGLAKIPDSESLVAIHDAVRPFISEKIITKAYKEAEIHGNAIPYVKINDTVRIKNGTFNETFNREQLAIIQTPQCFKTSLIKEAYRQNYDERFTDDAIVLETTGQQIRLIDGDVRNIKITHASDLIIAEAFLKSQQNL; encoded by the coding sequence TTGAAAAAATACGCTCTTATTGTTGCAGGCGGCTCAGGGAAAAGATTACAAACAGAAATCCCGAAACAGTTTATTTATATTTGCGGAAAACCCTTTATATTACATACAATTGATGCATTTATCCGTGCGGACAGCCATATTGAATTCATTGTAGTTATTAATGAAAAATTTTTTGATTATTGGGAGAAAATTTGCCGCAAAATTACCTATGCATCCAATTATAAAACTGCTATAGGCGGGCCAGAACGTTTTCATTCTGTCAAAAACGGATTGGCTAAAATTCCAGATTCCGAATCACTGGTTGCAATTCACGATGCTGTCCGCCCTTTTATTTCTGAAAAGATTATTACAAAAGCATATAAAGAAGCTGAAATACATGGGAATGCAATTCCGTACGTAAAAATCAACGATACTGTCAGGATAAAAAACGGCACTTTTAATGAAACTTTCAACAGGGAGCAACTTGCCATCATTCAAACACCTCAATGTTTTAAAACATCACTCATTAAAGAAGCATACCGGCAGAATTATGATGAACGCTTTACGGACGATGCTATAGTATTAGAAACCACCGGACAACAAATCCGCCTTATTGATGGGGATGTCCGAAATATAAAAATAACTCATGCTTCCGATTTGATTATAGCAGAAGCATTTCTTAAATCGCAACAAAACCTATAA
- the queA gene encoding tRNA preQ1(34) S-adenosylmethionine ribosyltransferase-isomerase QueA: MKLSEFRFHLPQELVADKPAEQRDGSRLMILNRKTQTIEHKIFKDNINYFSDGDVFIINNTKVFPARLYGRKEKTGAKIEVFLLRELNHDSLLWDVLVDPARKIRIGNKLYFGDNDNLVAEVIDNTTSRGRTIRFLFDGKYEEFKKIIDSLGDTPLPKIIKRSTVADDKIRYQTIYAKHEGAVAAPTAGLHFSRELMKRLELKGVNFAELTLHAGLGNFRTIDVEDLTKHKCDSEQVIIDEKACKIVNKAKENKKNICAVGTTSMRAIESSFTISGLLKPFNGWTNKFIFPPYDFNVANRMITNFHLPQSSLMIMVAAFAGYDFLMKAYKEAIAEKYKFFTYGDAMLII; the protein is encoded by the coding sequence ATGAAATTATCTGAATTCAGGTTTCATTTACCTCAGGAACTGGTTGCTGACAAACCTGCTGAACAAAGAGACGGCTCACGTTTGATGATTCTTAACAGAAAAACACAAACTATTGAACATAAAATTTTTAAAGACAATATTAATTATTTTAGCGACGGCGATGTTTTTATTATCAATAATACAAAAGTTTTTCCTGCAAGATTATATGGTCGTAAAGAGAAAACAGGGGCTAAAATAGAAGTATTTTTGTTAAGGGAACTAAATCACGATTCCCTGCTTTGGGATGTTCTTGTTGACCCTGCACGTAAGATTCGCATAGGAAACAAACTTTACTTTGGAGATAATGATAACCTGGTTGCTGAGGTAATTGATAACACAACATCAAGGGGGCGAACTATCCGGTTTTTATTTGATGGAAAATACGAAGAATTTAAAAAAATTATTGACTCTCTTGGCGATACTCCCTTGCCAAAAATAATTAAGCGTTCCACAGTTGCCGACGACAAAATCAGGTACCAGACCATATATGCAAAACATGAAGGCGCAGTAGCCGCTCCGACTGCCGGACTTCATTTTAGCCGTGAACTTATGAAACGCCTTGAACTTAAGGGAGTTAATTTTGCCGAGTTAACTCTGCATGCCGGACTTGGCAATTTCAGAACCATCGATGTTGAAGACCTCACCAAACACAAATGCGACTCCGAACAAGTAATTATTGATGAAAAGGCATGTAAGATTGTTAATAAAGCTAAGGAAAACAAAAAAAATATCTGTGCAGTCGGAACAACGTCCATGAGGGCCATTGAATCATCATTCACCATTTCGGGCTTGCTGAAACCTTTTAACGGATGGACAAATAAGTTTATATTTCCCCCTTACGACTTTAATGTGGCCAACCGTATGATAACTAATTTTCACCTGCCTCAATCTTCGTTAATGATTATGGTGGCTGCTTTCGCGGGATATGATTTTCTGATGAAGGCTTATAAAGAAGCTATCGCAGAAAAATATAAGTTTTTTACTTATGGCGATGCAATGCTTATTATTTAA
- a CDS encoding T9SS type A sorting domain-containing protein, with protein MIKNILLTCTALLCVIVTYSQKLPDKNITKTISFQEAKSHEKLIKARNNKLGDNYDLYYHRMNWYIDPSVNQISGYVCSYFAATSSMSQMEFELNQIMTVDSIIYHNSNLSFTHANNIILINLPSTITPWSQDSIFIYYHGTPPQGVGFGSFIQDDHNGAPIIWTLSEPFGAPDWWPCKNSLSDKIDSIDVYITTPNAYRAASNGLLVSENTAGSNKIYHWKHRYPIVTYLIALAVTNYSVYSDFAQLQNGTLEILNYVFPEDLNDAQQQTPDLIPVMQLYDSLFSDYPFLNEKYGHAQFGWGGGMEHQTMTFIVNFGYDLMAHELAHQWFGDKVTCRSWHDIWINEGFATFLTGLTYYFLNTNNAWKYWKQYNVDDITSEPDGSVYCDDTTNVSRIFSGRLSYNKGAMVLNMLRVKIGDSAMFSCMKNFITDPQLSYSFAETDDFREHAEAASGMNLVDFFQDWIYGQGYPIYSLHTTIHPDSIVDLIITQQQSHPSVYYFELPVPVKFSNNTKDTLLFFDNTYDGQVYSFKLNFIPNTTTFDPEYELIAKIDNNIVNIEENNLSAHNIYPNPFKNIINIENNNNQFDRIEIYNIESKKVFEKTFKEAVNKTQIDLKHLKQGVYFLKIISTDNIFIQHIVKL; from the coding sequence ATGATTAAAAACATTCTTTTAACTTGTACCGCATTATTATGCGTAATCGTTACTTACTCACAGAAGCTACCAGATAAAAATATTACAAAAACAATATCATTTCAGGAAGCAAAAAGCCACGAAAAACTTATTAAAGCCAGAAACAATAAATTAGGAGATAACTACGATCTTTATTATCACCGTATGAATTGGTATATTGACCCTTCGGTGAACCAGATTTCGGGCTATGTATGTTCTTATTTTGCTGCTACAAGTTCCATGAGCCAGATGGAATTTGAACTTAACCAGATAATGACTGTAGATAGTATAATCTATCATAATAGTAATTTAAGTTTCACACACGCTAATAATATTATCTTAATCAATCTGCCATCAACAATAACACCATGGAGCCAAGACTCCATTTTTATTTATTATCATGGAACGCCTCCACAAGGAGTCGGGTTCGGCTCATTCATTCAGGATGACCATAATGGGGCTCCGATAATATGGACACTTTCGGAACCTTTTGGTGCGCCTGACTGGTGGCCCTGCAAAAATTCGTTAAGCGACAAGATTGACTCTATAGATGTTTACATTACCACCCCAAATGCCTACAGGGCAGCCAGTAACGGATTGCTGGTTTCTGAAAACACGGCCGGGTCAAATAAAATATATCACTGGAAACACAGATATCCCATTGTTACCTATTTGATTGCATTAGCTGTTACCAATTATTCCGTGTATTCTGATTTTGCCCAGTTACAAAACGGAACTTTAGAAATACTAAATTATGTTTTTCCGGAAGACCTGAATGATGCCCAGCAACAAACACCAGACTTAATTCCTGTGATGCAATTATACGACAGTTTGTTTTCGGATTATCCTTTCTTAAACGAAAAATACGGGCATGCACAATTTGGATGGGGTGGTGGAATGGAACATCAAACTATGACCTTTATTGTCAATTTTGGATATGACCTCATGGCTCACGAACTGGCACACCAGTGGTTTGGAGATAAAGTTACATGTCGTAGCTGGCACGATATCTGGATTAATGAAGGTTTCGCAACTTTTTTAACCGGCCTAACTTATTATTTTTTAAATACCAATAATGCATGGAAATATTGGAAACAATATAATGTTGATGACATCACTTCCGAACCAGATGGTTCGGTTTATTGCGATGACACAACTAATGTTTCCAGAATTTTCAGCGGAAGACTTTCATATAACAAAGGGGCCATGGTCTTAAATATGTTAAGAGTTAAAATTGGAGATTCGGCCATGTTCAGTTGTATGAAAAATTTTATTACTGACCCGCAATTATCATATAGTTTTGCCGAAACTGACGATTTCAGAGAGCATGCAGAAGCTGCTTCAGGGATGAATTTGGTTGATTTTTTCCAAGACTGGATTTACGGACAAGGATATCCAATATATTCATTACACACAACCATACATCCCGACAGTATTGTTGATTTGATTATCACACAACAACAATCGCATCCATCAGTTTATTATTTTGAACTTCCTGTACCTGTGAAATTTTCAAATAACACAAAAGACACATTGCTTTTCTTTGATAATACTTATGATGGACAGGTTTATAGTTTTAAATTAAACTTTATTCCAAATACTACTACTTTTGACCCGGAATATGAATTGATTGCAAAAATTGATAATAACATCGTCAATATTGAAGAAAACAATCTCTCTGCTCACAATATTTACCCTAACCCATTTAAAAACATAATTAATATTGAAAACAATAATAATCAATTTGACAGGATTGAAATATATAATATTGAAAGCAAAAAAGTATTTGAAAAAACATTTAAAGAAGCTGTAAATAAAACACAAATAGACTTAAAACATCTTAAACAAGGAGTTTATTTTCTTAAAATAATTTCAACAGATAATATTTTCATACAACATATCGTTAAGTTATAG